Proteins encoded within one genomic window of Acinetobacter sp. WCHA55:
- a CDS encoding type IV pilin protein, producing the protein MNKGFTLIELMIVVAIIGILAAIAYPSYQEHVRKTKRVEAQAELVALANQIQRYKVSNFRFLLANGNPITLGTLGYTLNANDNLEIPQGSDPLYEVSLTNVAANTWTLTATPINGSIQENDGVSILNHRGEKCWTKGASTCALSGTSNWDGK; encoded by the coding sequence ATGAATAAAGGATTTACGCTTATTGAACTCATGATTGTGGTTGCAATTATTGGTATCTTGGCTGCTATCGCATATCCATCTTATCAAGAGCATGTACGAAAAACAAAGCGTGTAGAAGCTCAGGCTGAACTGGTTGCCCTAGCTAACCAAATTCAGCGTTATAAAGTATCCAACTTTAGGTTTTTATTGGCGAATGGTAACCCGATCACATTGGGAACATTAGGTTATACACTCAATGCAAACGATAATCTTGAAATTCCTCAAGGTAGTGATCCATTGTATGAAGTATCTTTAACAAATGTTGCGGCAAATACATGGACATTAACAGCGACTCCTATTAATGGAAGCATTCAGGAAAATGATGGGGTTAGTATTTTAAATCACCGCGGGGAAAAATGCTGGACCAAAGGTGCATCGACTTGTGCCCTAAGTGGCACATCCAACTGGGACGGCAAATAA
- the rpsP gene encoding 30S ribosomal protein S16, with translation MVVIRLARGGAKKRPFYQVIVTDSRNARDGRFIERIGFFNPTAQGKAEKLRLDADRFAHWVAQGAQPSERVASLAAQAKKAAATA, from the coding sequence ATGGTAGTTATTCGTCTTGCACGCGGTGGTGCTAAAAAACGTCCGTTCTATCAAGTAATTGTAACTGATAGCCGTAATGCACGTGACGGTCGTTTCATCGAACGTATTGGTTTCTTCAACCCAACAGCTCAAGGTAAAGCAGAAAAACTTCGTTTAGATGCTGACCGTTTTGCACACTGGGTTGCTCAAGGTGCTCAACCATCTGAACGTGTTGCTTCTTTAGCTGCTCAAGCTAAGAAAGCTGCAGCTACTGCATAA